One genomic window of Methanomassiliicoccales archaeon includes the following:
- a CDS encoding MFS transporter yields the protein MNYRRPAAVLIANFLGPLAGNMVLALVPTLKEEFQATAPEVLLSITFFMIPFAIFMLFSGTLSDIYDRKKTMAVGFFIYAVGSICCGLSPNLSTFLAFRTVQGVGYSFVMPVLLAIMGDITPFEVRGRWMGYMGAASTAGVAAGPFFAGVIAEVNWRLAFILVAALTVIVATIFFLAFRGYSFKKGEARPSAVISMISKCIRFQAIYLLAFAGFLTFLCYASSLSFISDTLSLPPLELSDAEIGTIMTATGIAGIFSAPIGGRLVDHVGRKPTATLGFAVLIIGMAILYFSNRSLDFVAGLAVLGSGVQFVWSALLTLTVEISPDNRGTVSSIFNSFRFFGYALAPVALAPVYVSLGIGAVELVGILIAILAIGIVIMIKKGATCSLNEGPSG from the coding sequence ATGAACTACAGGAGGCCTGCAGCGGTACTCATCGCCAATTTCCTAGGTCCCCTGGCTGGTAACATGGTGCTTGCCCTAGTTCCTACTCTCAAAGAGGAATTCCAGGCCACTGCCCCCGAGGTCCTCCTTTCCATCACCTTTTTCATGATACCTTTTGCCATTTTCATGCTCTTCTCTGGGACACTTTCGGATATTTATGATCGTAAGAAGACCATGGCCGTGGGGTTTTTCATTTACGCAGTTGGGTCGATATGTTGCGGACTGAGCCCCAATCTGAGCACCTTCTTGGCGTTCAGGACCGTCCAAGGGGTGGGATACTCATTTGTCATGCCAGTCCTCCTTGCCATTATGGGAGACATCACACCCTTCGAGGTCAGAGGAAGGTGGATGGGATACATGGGTGCGGCCAGTACCGCGGGGGTGGCAGCGGGCCCATTCTTCGCGGGAGTCATCGCCGAGGTCAACTGGCGCCTCGCATTCATCCTGGTGGCCGCGCTGACCGTTATCGTCGCCACCATATTCTTCCTCGCCTTCAGAGGGTATTCATTCAAGAAGGGTGAGGCACGACCGAGTGCGGTAATCAGCATGATCTCCAAGTGCATCAGGTTCCAGGCAATCTACCTCTTGGCCTTCGCAGGATTCCTTACTTTCCTCTGCTATGCCTCATCACTCTCTTTCATATCTGATACCCTATCCCTCCCACCTCTTGAATTGAGCGATGCAGAGATAGGGACCATAATGACAGCGACAGGTATCGCTGGTATCTTTTCCGCTCCCATTGGAGGGAGACTAGTGGACCACGTAGGGCGCAAACCTACCGCCACACTCGGATTTGCTGTGCTCATAATAGGGATGGCCATCCTGTACTTCTCGAATCGAAGTCTAGACTTCGTGGCAGGCCTTGCAGTGCTTGGTTCGGGCGTCCAGTTTGTGTGGTCCGCTTTATTGACCCTTACCGTGGAGATCTCTCCCGACAACAGGGGAACCGTCTCCTCCATCTTCAATAGTTTCCGATTCTTTGGATACGCACTTGCTCCAGTGGCACTGGCACCAGTCTACGTATCATTGGGTATCGGTGCGGTGGAACTTGTAGGAATATTGATCGCAATATTGGCCATTGGGATAGTGATCATGATCAAGAAAGGTGCTACTTGTTCTTTGAATGAAGGTCCCAGTGGTTGA
- a CDS encoding thymidylate kinase: protein MKIRWIIVDGIDGSGKSTIANMMKDRYEEEGDDVYLVAHPSERLLGKISRRALRGRGRVLKLVATIFYILDVLNSVRLLKAIRKRYQTVIFVRYLMGAAYLPEELAPKGYRFFKNLLPLPSRLLLVDIDPEVALRRIAERDDHLEMFEDLDNLVKIRRKVLLLAGNDWDVIDNSGSEEESRKEVMKVLNHWDLHSKNK, encoded by the coding sequence GTGAAGATCAGGTGGATCATCGTGGACGGGATAGACGGCTCGGGTAAGAGCACCATTGCTAACATGATGAAAGACCGCTACGAAGAGGAAGGAGACGACGTTTACCTGGTGGCTCATCCCTCGGAAAGGCTGCTTGGGAAGATATCACGGAGAGCCCTTCGGGGAAGAGGAAGGGTTTTGAAGCTGGTTGCCACCATTTTCTACATTTTGGATGTTCTCAACTCCGTACGACTGCTGAAGGCGATCAGGAAGCGCTACCAAACGGTCATATTCGTACGGTACTTGATGGGGGCCGCCTACCTTCCAGAGGAGCTAGCCCCAAAAGGATACCGATTCTTCAAGAATCTGCTGCCATTGCCAAGTAGACTTCTTTTAGTAGATATCGACCCAGAGGTGGCGCTGAGACGAATCGCTGAGAGGGACGACCATCTAGAGATGTTTGAGGATCTTGATAATTTGGTGAAGATCAGGCGGAAGGTCCTGCTACTCGCGGGCAATGACTGGGATGTAATAGATAACAGCGGCTCGGAGGAAGAGTCCAGGAAGGAAGTCATGAAGGTCCTCAACCACTGGGACCTTCATTCAAAGAACAAGTAG
- a CDS encoding CBS domain-containing protein, translating into MKVEDIMTREVVTVAEKDTLQEVSKVFFERSISGAPVLDSTGEVVGMVSESDIVKSVKPYEERLKMIYPSLSFMSVTFEKNTEEKAIDDVVREVQHKTVREIMSRQVHTLSPDDPISKAVTMINEENVNRLPVIIEGKLVGIVTRADILRCLALIDLGFLEGA; encoded by the coding sequence ATGAAAGTCGAGGATATCATGACGCGGGAAGTTGTGACTGTTGCTGAGAAAGATACCCTGCAAGAGGTTTCCAAGGTCTTTTTCGAGAGATCCATTTCGGGCGCACCTGTACTTGATTCCACCGGAGAGGTGGTGGGCATGGTCTCTGAGTCAGATATCGTCAAGTCTGTAAAACCATATGAGGAGCGGTTAAAGATGATCTACCCCTCACTCTCGTTCATGAGTGTGACTTTCGAGAAGAACACCGAGGAGAAGGCTATCGACGACGTGGTGAGGGAGGTCCAGCATAAGACCGTTCGAGAGATCATGTCTAGGCAGGTACATACGCTCTCACCCGATGACCCAATCAGCAAAGCGGTTACCATGATCAATGAAGAAAATGTGAACCGTCTCCCCGTGATCATCGAAGGAAAACTGGTCGGGATAGTAACACGTGCCGACATCCTTCGATGCCTTGCTCTCATTGACCTGGGTTTTCTAGAAGGGGCTTGA